Proteins found in one Gemmatimonadota bacterium genomic segment:
- the coaD gene encoding pantetheine-phosphate adenylyltransferase — translation MKVAVYPGTFDPVTNGHLDVLRQALSVFDRVVVAVATNMEKHPMFSVEERVDLFRQAVDGWTGVEVMSSDGLTVELAGRLGAHAIVRGVRSAGDLETESQMALMNRRLAPSVTTVSFFPGEPSVYVSSSLVKEVFRFGGDVSHQVPPPVLKALSEKRGSTG, via the coding sequence ATGAAAGTTGCGGTGTATCCCGGTACTTTCGATCCTGTAACCAACGGACATCTGGATGTGCTGAGACAGGCGCTGTCCGTGTTCGACCGGGTGGTGGTGGCCGTTGCGACCAATATGGAAAAGCACCCGATGTTTTCGGTGGAGGAACGCGTGGATCTTTTCCGGCAGGCCGTGGATGGCTGGACGGGGGTCGAGGTGATGTCGTCGGACGGACTGACGGTCGAACTGGCCGGAAGGCTCGGCGCCCATGCGATCGTCCGCGGCGTTCGTTCCGCGGGAGATCTGGAAACGGAATCCCAGATGGCGCTCATGAACCGGCGCCTCGCCCCGTCGGTGACCACGGTATCGTTCTTTCCCGGTGAACCATCGGTGTACGTGAGTTCTTCGCTCGTGAAAGAGGTCTTCCGCTTCGGTGGCGACGTAAGCCATCAGGTCCCGCCTCCTGTGTTAAAGGCGCTGTCTGAAAAGCGCGGCTCGACCGGCTGA
- the mdh gene encoding malate dehydrogenase yields MVKIGMVGAGNVGATAALYAAQKELGDIALIDVVDGIPQGKGLDMMEAGPVLGYDSAIEGSNDFAALEGAALVVVTAGLARKPGMDRLDLLKKNAEIITSVTENIVKYAPDAQILMVSNPLDVMTYVALKVSGYGRKRVYGQAGVLDCARYRSFVAMELGVSMEDTQAIILGGHGDTMVPIPRYTTVSGIPITELLSREAIDRIVQRTRDGGAEIVNYLKTGSAYYAPAASVVQMVESVLKGKNRVLPASVMLEGEYGLRDVCVGVPVKLGSEGIEEVIELALSEDERAALRASASVYQESLDELGI; encoded by the coding sequence ATGGTAAAGATCGGCATGGTCGGTGCGGGAAACGTGGGCGCGACCGCTGCCCTGTACGCCGCGCAGAAGGAACTTGGCGATATCGCCCTGATCGACGTGGTGGACGGCATCCCGCAGGGCAAGGGACTGGACATGATGGAAGCCGGGCCGGTACTGGGCTATGATTCAGCGATCGAAGGCTCCAACGATTTCGCGGCCCTGGAAGGCGCGGCCCTCGTGGTGGTCACCGCCGGCCTGGCCCGCAAGCCGGGCATGGACCGGCTCGATCTGTTGAAGAAGAACGCGGAGATCATCACGTCCGTAACCGAAAACATCGTGAAGTACGCGCCGGATGCCCAGATCCTGATGGTCAGCAACCCGCTGGACGTCATGACCTATGTCGCCCTCAAGGTATCGGGGTACGGGCGGAAGCGCGTCTACGGACAGGCCGGCGTGCTCGACTGCGCCCGCTACCGCTCCTTCGTCGCCATGGAACTCGGCGTATCCATGGAAGACACGCAGGCGATCATTCTCGGCGGGCACGGCGACACCATGGTCCCCATCCCGCGGTACACCACGGTCTCCGGCATACCCATCACCGAGCTGCTGTCCCGGGAAGCCATCGACCGCATCGTTCAGCGGACCCGCGACGGCGGCGCGGAGATCGTCAACTACCTCAAGACGGGCAGCGCCTACTACGCCCCGGCGGCCTCCGTCGTCCAGATGGTGGAATCCGTCCTGAAGGGCAAGAACCGCGTACTGCCCGCCTCGGTCATGCTGGAAGGCGAGTACGGACTGCGGGACGTCTGCGTGGGGGTGCCCGTGAAGCTGGGCAGCGAGGGTATCGAGGAAGTGATCGAACTGGCACTTTCGGAAGACGAACGGGCGGCGCTGCGTGCTTCCGCCTCGGTGTACCAGGAGAGCCTGGACGAACTGGGCATATAA
- a CDS encoding pyridoxal phosphate-dependent aminotransferase, whose protein sequence is MPAIRPLSRKLDRIAPSATTVLNERAIAMKREGVEVFNFAVGEPDFPTPDHIKEAGMAAIRDNITRYTPATGILDLKEAICRKLVRDNGLEYAPNQIATTSGGKHALYNLLYVICDEGDEVLVPAPYWVSYPEMVKLAGAVPVVLNTGPGASFKVTAGQLRSAITPKTKALLLNSPSNPTGMVYARDELAAIAEVVMDTGIYVITDELYEKILYDGHRHISIAAFHPQMKEQALVVNGLSKAYAMTGWRLGYAAGPAEVMDLVSKFQGQTVLHPSAITQHAAIAALTGPEDFLPPMIRAFDRRRNYIMERLQNMEGVACAPPGGAFYVFPDLSAYSGRTRPDGSPIEGSLDLAMYLLEAYQVISAPGAAFGSEGCLRFSYATTLDVIERGMDRVEEGLSSLAG, encoded by the coding sequence ATGCCCGCTATTCGTCCACTTTCCCGAAAACTGGATCGCATCGCACCCTCCGCGACCACCGTACTCAACGAGCGGGCCATCGCGATGAAACGCGAAGGCGTCGAGGTTTTCAACTTCGCCGTGGGCGAACCGGACTTTCCCACGCCGGACCATATCAAGGAAGCCGGCATGGCGGCGATCCGGGACAACATCACCCGGTACACGCCCGCGACCGGCATCCTGGACCTCAAGGAAGCGATCTGCCGCAAGCTGGTCCGGGACAACGGGCTCGAATACGCACCGAACCAGATCGCGACGACCTCCGGAGGCAAGCACGCCCTGTACAACCTGCTCTACGTGATCTGCGACGAAGGCGACGAGGTCCTCGTCCCGGCGCCCTACTGGGTCAGTTATCCCGAGATGGTCAAGCTCGCGGGCGCCGTTCCGGTGGTGCTGAACACGGGTCCGGGCGCGTCTTTCAAAGTGACGGCCGGCCAGTTGCGGTCCGCGATTACGCCGAAGACCAAGGCGCTCCTGCTCAACTCACCCTCCAATCCCACGGGCATGGTGTACGCGCGGGACGAACTCGCCGCCATCGCCGAAGTGGTCATGGATACGGGGATATATGTCATAACGGACGAACTGTACGAGAAGATCCTGTATGACGGCCATCGACACATAAGCATCGCGGCCTTCCATCCGCAGATGAAGGAACAGGCGCTGGTGGTCAACGGACTGTCCAAGGCGTACGCCATGACCGGGTGGCGCCTGGGTTACGCCGCCGGTCCCGCCGAGGTAATGGATCTGGTCTCGAAATTCCAGGGGCAGACGGTCTTACATCCGAGCGCCATCACCCAGCACGCGGCCATTGCCGCGCTGACCGGCCCCGAGGACTTCCTGCCCCCCATGATCAGGGCGTTCGATCGCCGACGGAACTACATCATGGAAAGACTGCAGAACATGGAAGGCGTGGCGTGCGCCCCGCCCGGCGGCGCGTTCTACGTGTTTCCCGACCTGTCGGCGTATTCGGGCCGAACGCGGCCCGACGGCAGCCCCATCGAAGGATCGCTGGACCTCGCCATGTACCTGCTCGAGGCGTACCAGGTGATTTCGGCGCCGGGCGCCGCCTTCGGGTCCGAGGGATGCCTGAGGTTTTCCTATGCAACCACCCTGGACGTGATCGAAAGGGGCATGGACCGGGTAGAGGAGGGGTTGTCGTCCCTGGCGGGTTGA
- a CDS encoding NYN domain-containing protein, translating to MQRRIEQFSEESGAESERVALFIDVQNMWYAARQQHGMAARVDFEKLMQAAVSDRRLIRAYAYVIQTPEVDQSGFVTMLEQFSYEVKRKDLRRRSDGSAKGDWDMEMAIDMIRMAEKVDVVILASGDGDFVSLIQLLKELGPRVEVFSFPHNTARDLMETADHYHPIDASLLIDMDPAR from the coding sequence ATGCAGCGGCGAATCGAACAGTTCAGCGAAGAAAGCGGCGCGGAATCTGAAAGGGTCGCCCTCTTCATCGATGTGCAGAACATGTGGTATGCCGCCCGGCAACAGCACGGCATGGCGGCGCGGGTGGATTTCGAGAAGCTCATGCAGGCCGCCGTGAGCGATCGCCGGCTGATACGGGCCTACGCCTACGTGATCCAGACCCCGGAGGTGGACCAGAGCGGATTCGTCACCATGCTGGAACAGTTCAGCTACGAGGTGAAGCGGAAGGATCTCCGCAGGCGCAGCGACGGCTCGGCGAAAGGCGACTGGGACATGGAGATGGCCATCGACATGATCAGAATGGCCGAGAAGGTCGACGTCGTCATCCTGGCCAGCGGCGACGGGGATTTCGTGTCGCTGATCCAGCTGCTCAAGGAACTGGGCCCGCGCGTGGAGGTGTTTTCCTTTCCGCACAACACGGCGCGGGACCTGATGGAAACCGCGGACCATTACCATCCCATCGACGCGTCGCTGCTGATCGATATGGATCCGGCCCGCTAA